One segment of Ureibacillus thermophilus DNA contains the following:
- the msrA gene encoding peptide-methionine (S)-S-oxide reductase MsrA — protein sequence MEKATFAGGCFWCMVKPFVEWEGIEKVTSGYMGGHVENPTYEQVKSGKTGHLEVVQIEFDPEIFPYEKLLEIYWMQIDPTDDGGQFHDRGESYKTAIFYHTEEQRILAEKSKKALEISGRFKKPIVTEIRPATTFYEAEEYHQDYYKKNPEHYEEDRRKSGRDEFIQKHWQI from the coding sequence TTGGAAAAAGCAACTTTTGCCGGTGGATGTTTTTGGTGCATGGTGAAGCCTTTCGTGGAATGGGAAGGGATTGAAAAAGTCACTTCTGGATATATGGGAGGCCATGTAGAAAACCCAACCTATGAACAAGTGAAATCAGGGAAAACAGGACATTTAGAAGTGGTGCAAATTGAATTTGATCCTGAAATTTTCCCGTATGAGAAACTCCTTGAAATTTATTGGATGCAAATTGACCCGACAGATGATGGGGGCCAATTCCATGACCGCGGGGAATCATACAAAACAGCTATTTTTTATCATACTGAAGAACAGCGGATATTAGCGGAAAAATCAAAAAAGGCCCTTGAAATAAGCGGTCGTTTTAAAAAGCCCATCGTGACAGAAATTCGTCCTGCAACCACTTTTTATGAAGCGGAAGAATATCATCAAGATTATTATAAAAAAAATCCGGAACATTATGAAGAAGACCGCAGAAAATCTGGGAGAGATGAATTCATTCAAAAACATTGGCAAATTTAA
- a CDS encoding LCP family protein, which translates to MEEHEIRSRKEKRIKKKRLRIGRLIVALFLLMIIGVIAYSVHQYRMGLELAGDVEKEEVDFLPDEDNEGFVNYLIIGVDSRGEEKSRSDTMMLLSWNKETNDVKLVSFMRDIYANIPGYDSWKLNTAYYLGGVQLLKKTLNEMFDIPIHHYVVMDFKSFESLIDLIAPNGVEIEVEKDMSAYIGVTLKKGVHRLNGKELLGYARFRHDEQGDFGRVERQQKVIEALKDEVLRPANIKNLPKLIGAAQGYIQTDMTSGEEIKTVFSVLKGGVPDLQKMTIPVEGTYRFNSYQHAGSVIEIDLEANKRKLHEFLGY; encoded by the coding sequence ATGGAAGAACATGAAATCCGCAGCCGAAAAGAAAAAAGAATAAAGAAAAAACGATTAAGAATAGGAAGATTAATCGTCGCCTTATTTTTATTGATGATTATAGGGGTCATTGCCTATTCAGTTCATCAATATCGAATGGGATTGGAGCTTGCAGGAGATGTTGAAAAGGAAGAAGTGGATTTTCTCCCGGATGAAGACAACGAAGGGTTTGTCAATTATTTAATCATCGGTGTAGACAGTAGGGGAGAAGAAAAGTCCCGTTCCGATACAATGATGCTCCTTTCCTGGAACAAAGAAACGAATGATGTAAAACTTGTTTCATTTATGAGAGATATTTATGCGAATATTCCAGGATATGATTCATGGAAATTAAATACGGCCTATTATTTAGGCGGCGTCCAATTATTGAAAAAAACGTTAAACGAAATGTTTGATATTCCAATTCATCATTATGTGGTGATGGATTTCAAAAGTTTTGAATCCCTCATTGACCTGATTGCGCCAAATGGGGTTGAAATCGAGGTGGAAAAGGATATGTCTGCTTATATTGGCGTCACTTTAAAAAAAGGTGTACATCGATTAAACGGAAAAGAGCTTCTTGGATATGCCCGTTTCCGTCATGATGAACAAGGGGACTTCGGACGAGTAGAGCGGCAGCAAAAGGTGATTGAAGCATTAAAAGATGAAGTGTTGAGGCCAGCAAATATCAAAAATTTGCCGAAGTTGATTGGAGCAGCGCAAGGATATATACAGACGGATATGACGTCCGGCGAAGAAATCAAAACCGTTTTTTCTGTATTAAAAGGCGGTGTGCCTGATCTCCAAAAAATGACGATTCCTGTCGAAGGAACTTATCGTTTCAATTCTTATCAACATGCAGGTTCTGTTATTGAAATCGACTTGGAAGCAAACAAAAGGAAGTTGCATGAATTTTTAGGCTATTAA
- a CDS encoding AI-2E family transporter, translated as MKREKELEGEIRSNHSIFTSTKFIRFLGGKNLLFSLLVLLLLGLVIYIFNKISFIFYPFQVLFEVVILPGVLAGILYYLFRPILKILERWIPRVWSIFLIFLLAAGAITLLVLLVFPFLRDQFTNLVYEFPVYFKAAVEGIVTFLNNSGVNELFSKYNINYDRVLTDVTNNLITTVRETFTNLATKIASGITGLVSAVTGFILSLVTVPFILFYLLYEGEKLPKFILSIFPPRTREDASRVMKAMDHQISHYILGQILVSFCIGVMMTIGFLIIGLDYAFLLGFIAMITSVVPYLGPAIAITPAIIIALVNSPFMVLKLIIVWTIVQLIEGKLITPNIMGSSLKIHPITIIFVLLTAGSLFGVAGVVLGIPGYAILKVLVSYLFELFKKRYNRYEEDESYKYKV; from the coding sequence TTGAAAAGAGAGAAAGAATTAGAAGGCGAAATAAGATCCAATCATTCCATCTTTACTTCAACGAAATTTATACGTTTTCTTGGCGGGAAAAATCTATTATTCTCACTCCTTGTGCTCTTGCTTTTAGGTCTTGTGATTTATATTTTTAATAAAATTTCTTTTATTTTCTATCCGTTCCAAGTGCTGTTTGAAGTGGTGATTTTGCCAGGAGTACTAGCGGGTATTTTATATTATTTATTTAGACCTATATTAAAAATATTGGAACGGTGGATTCCAAGAGTCTGGTCCATTTTTTTGATTTTCTTGCTTGCTGCCGGGGCAATTACACTGCTTGTACTTTTGGTCTTTCCTTTTTTGCGGGATCAATTTACAAATTTAGTGTATGAATTTCCTGTTTATTTCAAGGCAGCTGTTGAAGGAATCGTAACGTTTTTAAATAACTCAGGCGTGAATGAACTGTTTTCAAAATATAATATTAATTATGACCGAGTTTTAACGGACGTAACCAACAATTTGATTACGACGGTTAGAGAAACTTTCACCAATTTAGCAACGAAAATCGCGAGCGGCATCACGGGACTAGTTTCGGCCGTAACAGGCTTTATTCTATCGCTGGTGACGGTTCCGTTCATTTTATTTTACTTATTGTATGAGGGGGAGAAACTTCCAAAATTTATTTTAAGTATTTTTCCTCCGCGTACACGGGAAGATGCTTCAAGAGTTATGAAGGCAATGGACCATCAAATCAGCCATTACATACTTGGACAAATTTTAGTTTCTTTCTGTATCGGTGTGATGATGACAATCGGCTTTTTAATTATTGGTCTTGATTATGCCTTCTTATTAGGTTTTATTGCAATGATTACAAGCGTCGTTCCATATTTAGGACCAGCAATTGCCATCACGCCTGCCATCATTATTGCGTTGGTTAATTCGCCTTTCATGGTGTTGAAGCTTATTATCGTCTGGACGATTGTACAATTAATCGAAGGAAAACTAATTACACCAAATATCATGGGTTCATCTTTAAAAATACATCCAATTACCATTATTTTTGTGCTGCTGACTGCCGGTTCATTATTTGGCGTGGCAGGTGTAGTACTTGGAATTCCAGGCTATGCTATATTGAAAGTGTTGGTTTCTTATTTATTCGAACTGTTTAAAAAGCGCTATAATCGTTATGAAGAGGACGAATCATACAAATATAAAGTATAA
- a CDS encoding aminotransferase class I/II-fold pyridoxal phosphate-dependent enzyme — MSLFEPAIFGQLKEAAKAEEAKGLKIIDLSLGSPDLPPHELLRNHMAEKSKNPDAYGYTLTGTKEFNEAVARYYKRVNKVDIDPDTEVLLTMGSQEGLVHLPIAFCDSGDIVLTTNPAYVAYMAGIHLAGAKAHYIPLNKERGYLPDLSAIPEEMAKHAKLMILNLPGNPVPAMPSLEYFTEVVEFAKTYNIIVLHDAAYSEFYFDGNGPISFLNAPGAKDVGIEINSLSKSFSLAGARVAYIVGNSEMIQIMKQLKSNLDYGIFEPIQSTAALALDHSEIITDHLRKTFAERHRIMTKGLENIGWEYAPSTGGMFVWAKYPFAIDSVSFAFQAIKQAGVVMVPGTSFGSEGEGYVRIALFQEKERLQEAIERLRKLKC; from the coding sequence ATGTCCTTATTTGAACCAGCGATATTTGGACAATTAAAGGAAGCTGCAAAAGCGGAAGAAGCGAAAGGACTGAAAATTATTGATTTAAGTCTAGGCAGCCCAGACCTGCCTCCCCATGAATTGCTGAGAAATCATATGGCTGAAAAAAGCAAAAATCCGGATGCCTATGGATATACACTAACCGGAACGAAAGAATTCAATGAAGCCGTTGCACGCTATTATAAACGGGTCAATAAAGTGGATATTGATCCCGATACAGAAGTGTTGTTGACAATGGGTTCCCAGGAAGGATTAGTGCATCTTCCAATTGCCTTTTGCGATTCAGGCGATATAGTGTTAACAACCAATCCCGCCTACGTGGCATATATGGCCGGAATTCATTTAGCAGGCGCAAAAGCCCATTACATACCATTAAATAAAGAAAGAGGCTATCTTCCAGATTTGTCGGCCATTCCTGAGGAAATGGCAAAACACGCCAAATTAATGATTTTGAATTTGCCGGGCAATCCCGTGCCAGCAATGCCATCATTAGAATATTTCACAGAAGTCGTGGAATTTGCCAAAACATATAATATTATCGTATTGCATGATGCTGCTTATTCTGAATTTTACTTTGACGGAAACGGCCCAATCAGCTTCTTAAACGCTCCGGGCGCAAAAGATGTGGGAATAGAAATCAATTCATTATCGAAAAGTTTCAGCTTAGCCGGCGCCCGAGTGGCTTACATCGTAGGAAATAGTGAAATGATTCAAATTATGAAACAACTCAAGTCCAATTTAGACTATGGCATTTTTGAACCTATTCAATCAACTGCAGCCCTTGCATTAGACCATTCTGAAATCATTACTGATCATTTGCGCAAAACCTTTGCCGAAAGACATCGCATCATGACAAAAGGGCTTGAAAACATCGGATGGGAATATGCCCCATCCACTGGCGGCATGTTTGTATGGGCTAAATATCCATTTGCCATCGACAGCGTTTCCTTTGCATTTCAAGCGATTAAGCAAGCTGGCGTTGTAATGGTGCCTGGCACTTCATTCGGTTCTGAAGGCGAAGGTTATGTGCGCATCGCCCTTTTTCAAGAAAAAGAGCGGTTGCAGGAAGCAATAGAAAGATTGCGCAAATTAAAATGTTAA
- a CDS encoding enoyl-CoA hydratase/isomerase family protein — MQVRTTRMEEEEAKIVYQETAGLAIITIHRPQLKNALTANMWDQLAKIATQSIENPKNKVLILRGSGENFTAGSDIKEFNRMSLEEAEEAFVRMENTISTIENLPLPTIGVINGPAMGAGLELALACDIRIGSEKARLGIPVGKLGITLNNKFAKRLVDLVGPSTTKDFVFTGRTFKAEEAYRAGMLNYLVPEKELTRFSIRLGKLVASMSPASLLAVKNAVKECVTSTPALWQGSTPFVDSVDFPEGVRAFVEKRMPQFTRKR, encoded by the coding sequence ATGCAAGTTCGAACAACAAGAATGGAAGAAGAAGAAGCCAAAATTGTTTATCAGGAAACTGCTGGTTTAGCCATTATTACCATCCACCGGCCGCAATTAAAAAATGCATTGACAGCTAATATGTGGGATCAACTTGCAAAAATTGCAACACAATCGATTGAAAATCCAAAAAACAAAGTATTGATTCTTCGCGGTTCCGGTGAAAATTTTACTGCCGGTTCAGATATTAAGGAATTCAATCGGATGTCATTAGAAGAAGCAGAAGAAGCTTTTGTAAGAATGGAAAATACGATTTCAACTATTGAAAATTTGCCGCTCCCTACAATCGGCGTCATTAACGGGCCTGCCATGGGCGCCGGTCTTGAGCTTGCTTTAGCTTGCGACATACGCATCGGCTCAGAAAAAGCTCGTTTGGGCATTCCCGTCGGCAAGCTTGGCATTACGTTAAATAACAAATTTGCAAAACGCCTTGTCGATTTAGTCGGACCATCTACAACGAAAGATTTTGTATTCACCGGCCGCACTTTTAAAGCCGAAGAAGCGTATCGAGCTGGCATGTTAAACTACTTGGTGCCCGAAAAAGAATTAACGAGATTTTCCATTCGTTTAGGTAAACTTGTAGCAAGCATGTCCCCTGCTTCACTACTTGCCGTGAAAAATGCAGTAAAAGAGTGTGTTACTTCTACCCCTGCTCTTTGGCAAGGCTCTACACCATTTGTGGATTCTGTCGATTTTCCGGAAGGTGTCCGCGCTTTCGTCGAAAAACGGATGCCTCAATTCACAAGAAAACGATGA
- a CDS encoding DUF2759 domain-containing protein — MNLLMLIFGLIAILSLVAAFRAIKAKNVLAIIFGLAAGLVFGWFTIMTIVHQGYPPMM, encoded by the coding sequence ATGAACTTATTAATGTTAATCTTTGGTTTAATTGCTATTCTTTCATTAGTTGCGGCATTCCGTGCTATCAAAGCTAAAAATGTTCTTGCTATTATTTTTGGACTAGCTGCTGGACTTGTTTTTGGTTGGTTTACAATCATGACAATCGTTCATCAGGGATATCCTCCAATGATGTAA
- a CDS encoding MBL fold metallo-hydrolase: protein MKLLDVKILTVGPVQANCYIVSNKEKDCIIFDPGEEGEKILSTIQKEQLKPKAIFLTHAHFDHIGAVDIVREAFHIPVYLHKEEEDWLFDPNKNGSGKYVGLPTYRLKPADEIINKEQSFEVAGMKFRAIFTPGHSPGSISYIFEEDGFAIVGDTLFQGSIGRTDLLGGSLEVLLKSIHEKLLVLPDDFIIYPGHGPYTTPAHEMDSNPFLHGF from the coding sequence ATGAAATTGTTGGATGTAAAAATTTTAACTGTTGGACCTGTACAGGCCAATTGCTACATCGTAAGCAATAAAGAGAAAGATTGCATCATTTTTGATCCCGGTGAAGAAGGAGAAAAAATTCTTTCAACGATTCAAAAAGAGCAGTTGAAGCCGAAAGCGATTTTTTTAACTCATGCTCATTTTGACCATATTGGCGCCGTCGATATAGTGAGAGAAGCTTTTCATATCCCGGTTTATCTTCATAAAGAAGAAGAGGATTGGCTTTTTGATCCAAATAAAAATGGCTCTGGAAAATACGTTGGGCTGCCGACATATCGTTTAAAGCCGGCAGATGAAATCATCAACAAAGAGCAATCCTTTGAAGTGGCGGGCATGAAGTTCCGTGCAATTTTTACACCAGGGCATTCTCCGGGAAGCATTTCTTATATTTTTGAAGAAGATGGTTTTGCGATTGTAGGAGACACGCTGTTTCAAGGAAGCATTGGCCGGACTGATTTGCTTGGCGGTTCCTTGGAGGTATTACTGAAATCCATTCATGAGAAATTGCTTGTGTTGCCTGATGACTTTATTATTTATCCAGGCCATGGTCCTTATACAACACCTGCCCATGAGATGGATTCAAATCCGTTTCTGCATGGTTTTTAA
- a CDS encoding DUF2626 family protein, whose protein sequence is MANMYKVLAFWTGIFAVMFYLGDMVEVSLLFIGNSVLFLLLGFLNLSERMYMYIFGAYLTIFFAGFTYYTTFIHVPGAGH, encoded by the coding sequence ATGGCTAATATGTATAAAGTTTTAGCATTCTGGACAGGTATTTTCGCCGTAATGTTCTACCTTGGCGATATGGTCGAGGTTTCGCTATTATTTATTGGTAATTCGGTATTATTCTTATTATTAGGCTTCTTAAACCTTTCAGAACGCATGTATATGTACATTTTTGGAGCATATTTAACAATATTCTTTGCTGGATTTACTTATTACACAACCTTTATCCACGTTCCTGGTGCAGGACATTAA
- a CDS encoding helix-turn-helix transcriptional regulator, which translates to MLHPLKITSTLADETRFQIYEYMLQQKRFFTVQDIADKFNIHPNVARLHLTKLAEIHLITADFLKSGKGGRPGRIYKVSEQGVDLSFPKREDKYLVKWAIELVQAFGEEGLKKAKKISYKDGYNEMRTRLAKINLPVSFEKKVEILSEAALLVGYIPKIVDTEKGKKVILTIYNCPFRSQITEYSDILCDLHQSYLNGQIDALFEENNFVQFESMIHECDFCKYEINVPNVTF; encoded by the coding sequence ATGTTGCATCCATTAAAAATTACTAGCACATTGGCTGACGAAACTCGTTTTCAAATTTATGAATATATGTTGCAGCAAAAAAGATTTTTTACCGTACAAGATATAGCAGATAAATTTAATATACATCCCAATGTGGCAAGATTGCATTTAACAAAACTTGCAGAAATCCATTTAATCACTGCGGACTTTTTAAAATCAGGCAAAGGCGGAAGACCTGGCCGTATATATAAAGTGTCAGAACAAGGCGTCGATTTAAGTTTTCCAAAAAGGGAAGATAAATATTTAGTCAAATGGGCGATTGAACTCGTACAAGCCTTTGGAGAAGAAGGATTAAAAAAAGCAAAAAAAATCAGCTACAAAGATGGATACAATGAAATGCGCACCCGTCTTGCTAAAATAAATTTGCCAGTATCTTTTGAAAAAAAGGTGGAAATATTATCTGAAGCGGCTTTACTTGTAGGCTACATTCCAAAAATTGTCGATACTGAAAAAGGGAAAAAAGTGATTTTAACGATTTATAATTGCCCTTTCAGAAGCCAAATTACTGAATATAGCGATATTCTTTGTGATTTGCACCAGTCATATCTAAACGGACAAATCGACGCGTTATTTGAAGAAAATAATTTTGTCCAATTTGAAAGTATGATTCACGAATGCGACTTTTGCAAATATGAAATCAATGTTCCAAATGTAACATTCTAA
- the comGA gene encoding competence type IV pilus ATPase ComGA — MCLEVESVVETKANQLLLKAMHFGASDIYIEPGPNHYIVQFRKYGKVFPSGQLPIDLGDRIISFFKFKSSLDISEKRKPQSGSFEQKISDCLYSFRISTLPSVYKKESLVIRLFLQNASYPITSLCYFLPTAEELLKLVSKSQGLILFCGATGSGKTTTLYSLVKYCSETLGRHVISLEDPVESSQSYMLQIQVNERAGVTYASGLKAILRHSPDVIMIGEIRDEETAQIAVRAALSGHLVLSTIHAKDTVNCIYRLMDLHISIEEIRQAAVAIIAQCLIHLKDSDSRKAIYEILADDVLHDAMKAIIEGREYQLPVERTLEYQRAWIESGKDQVTTNGSIR; from the coding sequence ATATGTTTGGAAGTTGAGTCCGTCGTTGAGACGAAAGCCAATCAGCTTTTGTTAAAGGCCATGCATTTTGGGGCGAGCGATATTTATATAGAACCGGGGCCGAATCATTATATTGTTCAATTCCGGAAATATGGAAAAGTATTCCCTTCCGGCCAACTTCCCATCGATTTAGGGGACCGAATCATCTCTTTTTTTAAATTCAAATCTTCATTAGATATCAGTGAAAAAAGAAAGCCTCAAAGCGGTTCCTTTGAACAAAAGATTTCGGATTGTTTGTATTCCTTTCGAATATCCACTTTGCCTTCCGTCTATAAAAAAGAAAGCCTCGTGATTCGTTTATTTCTTCAAAATGCCTCCTATCCAATTACTTCATTATGTTATTTTCTCCCGACAGCTGAAGAGTTATTAAAATTGGTTTCGAAAAGCCAAGGATTGATTTTATTCTGCGGTGCAACGGGTTCCGGCAAAACGACGACTCTTTATTCGTTAGTGAAATATTGCAGCGAAACATTGGGCCGGCATGTGATTTCATTGGAAGATCCTGTCGAAAGCAGCCAGTCGTATATGCTTCAAATTCAAGTAAATGAGCGGGCAGGGGTAACATATGCAAGCGGATTGAAAGCGATTTTAAGACATTCACCGGATGTCATTATGATTGGCGAAATCCGGGATGAAGAAACGGCGCAGATTGCAGTCAGAGCAGCGCTTTCAGGGCATTTAGTGCTTTCCACCATTCATGCGAAGGATACGGTTAATTGCATTTACCGGTTGATGGATTTACACATCTCCATTGAAGAAATTCGGCAAGCTGCGGTAGCGATTATTGCCCAGTGTTTAATCCATTTAAAGGACAGCGACAGCCGCAAAGCAATCTATGAAATTTTAGCTGATGATGTTTTGCATGATGCCATGAAAGCAATCATTGAGGGAAGGGAGTATCAACTGCCTGTTGAGAGAACGTTGGAGTATCAAAGGGCTTGGATTGAATCAGGAAAAGACCAGGTTACAACGAATGGGTCAATTCGCTGA
- the comGB gene encoding competence type IV pilus assembly protein ComGB: protein MGQFADAFLHKKKEKVRDVPSLLKRTSVLLKEGYIFSDALFMLLPYHVQELEKWNGKLQQDFNNGASVTDILKNFPIPKHLLLTIQLAEEKGELAETLSQVSEQMKFQQDLQKNVGKLLAYPAFLMMILTIIFVVFRNYFLPNIQQITANSDSEELTSLKLAVVLLHFPDFLLLSLVITFIFIVSCRHYFRKWKVREQLKIIMKIPIVRSVYQYHFTRQFSYLIGSLLVSGISLQQALSILEEQKTSHYVSYIATQLKQRVIFGDSLSEAVKVTQFFASNFEEFIKHGERSGYLGREMLIFSEMLYERMQSILKTCMAAIQPLFFILIAICIIAAYISMLLPIYDLVEIM, encoded by the coding sequence ATGGGTCAATTCGCTGATGCCTTCTTGCATAAGAAAAAGGAAAAAGTGCGGGATGTTCCATCGCTTTTAAAAAGAACGAGCGTTTTATTGAAGGAAGGATATATTTTTTCAGACGCTTTATTCATGCTGCTACCTTACCATGTGCAAGAGTTGGAAAAATGGAATGGGAAGCTTCAGCAAGATTTTAATAACGGTGCATCGGTGACGGATATTTTAAAAAATTTTCCCATTCCAAAACATCTTCTGTTGACGATTCAACTGGCGGAAGAAAAAGGGGAATTGGCCGAAACCTTGTCACAAGTTAGTGAACAGATGAAATTTCAGCAGGATTTGCAGAAAAATGTGGGGAAGTTGCTTGCCTATCCTGCATTTTTAATGATGATTTTAACGATCATTTTTGTTGTATTTCGGAATTACTTTTTGCCAAATATCCAGCAGATTACTGCAAACAGTGATTCAGAAGAGTTAACGAGCTTAAAATTAGCGGTTGTATTGCTCCATTTTCCGGATTTTCTGCTTCTATCTCTTGTTATCACTTTTATATTCATCGTTTCATGTCGCCATTATTTCAGAAAATGGAAGGTTCGTGAGCAATTAAAGATTATCATGAAAATTCCCATTGTTCGTTCGGTCTATCAATATCATTTTACAAGACAATTCTCTTATTTAATTGGGAGTTTATTAGTATCAGGAATTTCTCTTCAACAAGCATTGTCCATTTTGGAAGAACAGAAAACAAGCCACTATGTTTCCTATATTGCAACTCAATTAAAACAGCGGGTCATTTTTGGAGATTCTTTATCTGAGGCTGTAAAAGTAACGCAATTTTTTGCCTCGAATTTTGAAGAATTTATTAAGCATGGAGAGAGGAGCGGTTACTTAGGACGGGAAATGCTTATTTTCAGCGAAATGCTTTATGAACGGATGCAATCGATATTAAAAACTTGCATGGCCGCCATTCAACCGCTTTTCTTTATACTGATTGCCATTTGCATTATTGCTGCTTATATCAGCATGTTGCTTCCAATTTACGACCTAGTTGAAATTATGTAA
- the comGC gene encoding competence type IV pilus major pilin ComGC, with translation MNQKGFTLIEMLIVLFIISILILITVPNVTKHMNSIDEKGCSAYLQMVQGQVESYRIDHKTIPTMVDLLNEGYLKEDMDKCPNGKAISIHEDGTVSLVE, from the coding sequence TTGAACCAAAAAGGCTTTACATTAATTGAAATGTTAATCGTACTTTTTATTATCTCCATCTTAATTTTAATTACCGTTCCGAACGTTACAAAACATATGAATTCCATCGATGAAAAGGGCTGCAGCGCCTACCTGCAAATGGTTCAAGGGCAAGTGGAATCTTACCGGATTGATCATAAAACGATTCCTACAATGGTGGACTTACTGAATGAAGGGTATTTAAAAGAAGACATGGACAAGTGTCCGAACGGAAAAGCAATTTCCATTCATGAAGATGGAACGGTTTCTTTAGTTGAATAG
- the comGD gene encoding competence type IV pilus minor pilin ComGD — MKDEKGFTLLEMLLVLMIVLLIGGITSSFSIKVTEKMIVDQFFHQLKLDIQMAQMWAIEHEKSCYVSFSSSKKYKIFHQMNEVLLEREIPELITFSNLSTLSTLSINSKGIVRNFGTLTFHTPDGVKLLIINIDKGRIRYVE, encoded by the coding sequence ATGAAAGACGAAAAAGGCTTTACTTTGCTTGAAATGCTGTTGGTGTTAATGATTGTTTTATTAATTGGTGGAATCACTTCATCTTTCTCAATCAAAGTGACGGAAAAAATGATTGTTGACCAGTTTTTCCATCAATTAAAATTAGATATTCAAATGGCGCAAATGTGGGCAATTGAACATGAAAAGAGCTGCTATGTTTCCTTTTCATCCTCCAAAAAATATAAGATTTTTCATCAAATGAATGAAGTACTCCTTGAGAGGGAAATTCCTGAACTAATTACATTCAGCAATTTAAGTACTTTATCAACCCTTTCCATCAATTCGAAAGGGATTGTGAGGAATTTTGGCACGCTCACTTTTCATACCCCAGATGGTGTAAAGCTTCTCATTATCAATATTGATAAAGGGCGAATTCGTTATGTGGAATGA
- the comGF gene encoding competence type IV pilus minor pilin ComGF — protein MRQWKRGVLKHQKGFTLIEALFQLVVFALFTQLAIGFYLLIQHWNASFFTEESIEWEIFIQDFQQYLLEIEEIYQTGNALYIVDSSAENIKIDKISDVLRLQINNKGYVPLLMGIKNVDFSISDPFLTVKIEFLNGIVKERELFIQYVEK, from the coding sequence ATGCGTCAATGGAAACGGGGAGTTTTAAAGCATCAGAAAGGATTTACCCTCATCGAAGCGCTTTTTCAATTAGTGGTTTTTGCGCTATTTACTCAATTGGCGATAGGTTTTTATCTTCTAATTCAACATTGGAATGCAAGTTTTTTTACAGAAGAATCTATAGAATGGGAAATTTTTATCCAAGATTTTCAACAATATTTGCTGGAAATTGAAGAGATTTATCAAACGGGGAATGCTTTATATATTGTAGATTCGTCGGCGGAGAACATAAAAATTGACAAAATTTCAGACGTGCTGCGGCTTCAGATAAACAATAAAGGATACGTACCTTTGCTCATGGGCATCAAAAATGTCGATTTTTCCATCTCTGATCCTTTTCTGACGGTTAAGATAGAGTTTTTAAATGGTATTGTAAAGGAGAGAGAGTTGTTTATCCAATATGTTGAAAAATGA
- a CDS encoding shikimate kinase — protein MRKIYLVGFMGCGKSAIGRRLSYTLRLPFYDMDKEIVRQQGMSIPEIFEKYGEEHFRNLETEFLKNFRDEACIIATGGGVAMRPENRQIMRKTGLVFFLDAPFEDIYNRIKNDKNRPIVQRSTKKELERLFYYRRKFYRRAAHIRVFTHNRSMRQIVNYMAFQVNRLKGE, from the coding sequence ATGAGGAAAATCTATTTGGTAGGATTCATGGGATGCGGTAAAAGTGCAATCGGACGCCGATTAAGCTACACATTAAGATTGCCTTTTTACGATATGGATAAAGAAATCGTAAGGCAACAAGGCATGTCGATTCCAGAAATATTCGAAAAATACGGTGAGGAGCATTTTCGAAATTTAGAGACGGAATTTTTAAAAAATTTCCGCGACGAAGCATGCATCATTGCGACGGGCGGCGGTGTTGCGATGAGGCCAGAAAACCGGCAAATTATGAGAAAAACAGGTTTAGTCTTTTTTCTCGATGCTCCTTTTGAAGATATTTATAATCGAATCAAAAATGATAAAAATCGACCAATTGTACAACGGTCAACGAAAAAAGAATTGGAGCGGCTATTTTATTACAGACGGAAATTTTATCGAAGAGCTGCTCATATCCGTGTCTTTACCCATAATCGCAGCATGCGGCAAATCGTCAATTATATGGCTTTCCAAGTGAATCGATTAAAAGGCGAATAA